The genome window GTACGGCTCAAGTCAGCTATCTTATTGTTGAGCTTCAACACTTCCTTCATCTTGGCAGGAATGTTCCAAAGCTGTTCTGTAATCTTCTGATATTCATTTTCGCTGATGGTTCCCCTCTCCTTACCGATGGCAAGTGCCAGGAGGATAAGGACGGTAACCTGACCAGTGAAAGCCTTGGTAGAGGCAACACCAATCTCCGGACCTACGTGAATATAGGTACCTGTATCTGTCTCTCGTGCGATGGAAGAACCGATGGAGTTACAGATACCATAGATAAACGCACCGCTCTCCTTGGCAAGCTTGATGGCAGCCAGGGTATCAGCGGTTTCACCACTCTGGGAAATGGCTATGACCACATCATCCTTCGTTACCACAGGATTACGGTAACGGAATTCAGATGCATATTCCACTTCCACAGGGATGCGGCAATAGTTCTCTATCATCTGCTTGCCGATAAGTCCGGCATGCCATGATGTACCACAAGCCACGATGATGATTCGCTTGGCATTGAGAAGCTGCTGGCGATGGTCGGTAATAGAGCTGAGCACGACACCCATCTCAGTCTCCTTCTTGCTGGTTGTATCGTCGCCATCAGTCATTACGCGAGTTTCCACTGTGCGGCTAACTACACGGCCACGCATACAGTTACGAAGGCACTCTGGCTGCTCAAAAATTTCCTTCAACATAAAGTGAGGGAAACCGCCCTTCTCTATCTGACCGAGATCAATGTCTACGGTCTGTACTTCAGGGTTGAGTTTAACGTTCTGGATGTTCACCACCTGCAATTCCTCACCGAGGCGCATCACAGCGATGTTACCATCCTCCAGATAAACCACCTTATCTGTATATTCAATGATAGGACTGGCATCAGAACCGAGATAAAACTCACCATCCTTTCCGATACCTACAACCAACGGACTCTGCTTACGGGCAGCAATGATCTGATTAGGGTTACGCTTATCAAGAATAGCGATAGCGTAGGCTCCGATTACCTGACGGAGAGCCACCTGAACGGCAGTCAGCAAGTCGAGATTTTTCTTTATCTGAATATATTCAATCAGCTGAACGAGAACCTCAGTATCCGTCTCGCTCTTAAACTCTACTCCCTTAGCAATGAGATTCTTCTTGATATCGGCATAGTTTTCAATGATTCCATTATGAATCATGGCAAGGTTCTTGCTAGAGGAATAATGCGGGTGAGCATTTACAGCTGAAGGCTCTCCATGGGTAGCCCAACGAGTATGAGCAATACCCACATGTCCCGAAATATCCTTATCAGAGCAGAACGCTTCAAGATCTGCCACCTTACCCTTTGCCTTGTAAACGTTCAAAGCACCATCATTACTGATAAGAGCCACGCCTGCACTATCGTATCCACGATATTCCAAACGCTTTAAACCTTTGATAAGAGCAGGATAAGCCTCACCCTTACCTAAATATCCTACAATGCCACACATATATATATTATTATTTTTGTAGTATCCTAATTGTACTCCCTTCTATTACCTGCTATCGCAAGATATTGACAATCAATGATGCAATAGAAATCAATGTTCCAACGGCAGAGAACCACAATGTAGTAGATGAACCGATAGATGAGTTTTGAGCTTTCACCTTATTTGGTTCTACATAGATAATATCATTCTGCTGCAGATAATAGAATGGTGAATTAATAATATTTGCATCATTCAAGTTCATACGATAAGTATGCTTCTCTCCTGCTGCATCCTGACGAATCAATAATACATTGTCACGCTTACCATAGATAGTTAAGTCGCCACACTGTGCCAAAGCTTCAAGAATACTCATCTTCTCCTGTGGAGCATAAATAATTCCTGGCTTTTCTACTTCACCTAATACAGATACATGGTAACTGCCCATGCGAACCGTAACAATAGGATTTTCTTTTTCTGCCAGATAAGGCTTCACCTTATTCTTGATGAGATCTTCAGCCTGCTTCTTGGTCAAACCACCTACATGCAAGGTTCCAACAACAGGAAACTCAATATTACCATCATTATCAACCAGATATCCTTGCAGGGAACCACTACCATAACTCAGCTGTCCGCCTGTACCCAATGTTTGAGAGACAGAGAGGTTGAAAGGCATGGCAGCCTTTGGATCTGTTGTAATTACTGTAATTGTAAGTTCGTCCTTAGGCATAATCTTGGCTTCATAAAGCATTCTTGAAGCAGCCAAGCTGATAGAATCTGCATTTTGGAAATAAGCTACATTCTTAGTACTTCCACAACTGCCAAGTACTAAGAGCATAGTCAAAGCGACTAAAACTGAACTAACGAGTTTCTTCATTTTCTAAAATTTTCGTTTTAAAATATTGGTGCAAAATTACGGTATTTTTTTGAATACTGCAAATTTTTGCACCAATAATTCTATTTACGTCTATTTTTTTTTGAAATAATAGCCTTTTTTACTTATCTTCGATGCCATTTGATGGCAAATTAAAGCTATAACTGTTATCGAAAATCTTCTTCACTTTATTAATCTCAACGAAGGTTGTGCCTCCACCCTCTCCAAAGCTACCGCTCAGATAAGCAATCTTATCCTCCTCACCTAAATAGCCTTTCTGGCGAAGCATACGTACCGCTGCGGTAAACATAGCCTTGGTAGAAACCTGATCCTTCTGATGAATTGGAATAATACCATAGCTCAGATTCAACCAGCGCTGGAGTTTCTCCTTATAGCAGATTGCCAATACCGGATTTGGACCACGGAAGGCTGCCAGGTCGCGTGCAGTCTGACCGGTTTCACCATCAGTGATGATACCGGCAACACCCAACTTCTTAGTAGCCTCAATGGCAGCATGAGCCAGGAAGAGTTTCTGGTCAATCTTACCATCTTCCATTGGATCAATATCATTCAGTGGAGACTTATCCTTCTCTGCCTGCTCAGCAATACGGGCCATGGTCTGCACAGCCTCTACAGGATACTTTCCGCTTGCTGTTTCACCAGAAAGCATCAGCGCATCGGTGCGATAGAAGATAGCATTGGCAATATCAGTTACCTCAGCACGAGTAGGACGTGGATTCTTAATCATGGTATGCAACATCTGTGTTGCTACGATTACCGGTTTCTGCGCCTTCACACACTTAGAGATGATGCGGCGCTGGATGCCTGGAATTCTCTCGATTGGCACCTCGATACCCAGGTCACCACGGGCAACCATGATACCATAGCAGGCATCAATAATCTCGTCAATATTATCAACACCTTCCTGATTTTCAATCTTAGAGATAATCTTGATATCACTGTTGTGAGCGTCCAAGATATCCTGAACTGCCTTCACATCGGCTGCATTGCGCACAAAAGAGTGAGCGATGAAATCAATATCCAACTCGATAGCGAGTTCAATATTTCGGCGGTCTTTCTCTGTCAGTGCAGGCAGGTCGATATGTTCTCCCGGCACATTCACGCTCTTGTGAGCCCCGAGCACTCCCTCGTTCTGAACCTCGGCAACCAGCATAGGCCCCTGGTTGTCGATAATCTTCATATCGAGTTCACCATCATCGAAGAGCAAATCATCACCTACCTTAACATCGGCTGCGATGTCAGGATAGCTCACATTCACAATATCATGAGAAGACTCCATTTCCGGACGTCCAAAGATTTTCACTACATCACCAACATTGTAGTGGATAGGTTCCTTCACACCTGTAGTTCGCACCTCAGGACCTTTGGTATCAATCATAATACCAATATGTGGAGACACGGCTCTTACATTCTTTACGATGGTGCGTATACCCTCTTCTGTGGCATGAGCAGTATTCATACGAACAACGTTCATACCGGCGAAAAACAGTTTTCGGATAAAATCCTGATCACATCTACGATCACTGATGGAAGCGACAATCTTTGTTTGTTTCATATTTGTAATTTACCTTATTGAAATTTCAATGTTTGCGGTATTTCTACCATATTTCTTAAATTGCGTGCAAAGATACAAAGAATTTCTGAAATAAAAAACATCTGAAATACAAAATATATATAAAATATTGAGTTACTTTCAAATTGAAAGCGCATAAAACAGAAAATCTAGCCAATGGGACACTTCTCGTTCCCATTGACTAGATAACAAATCTATTAATCCCGTTGAAAAACAGGATTTTTAATGATCAATTCTAAATTAGATATCCAAGTCTGGCGCCTTCTCAGCTCCTGCTGCTGCCTCAAACTTAGGCATCACATCGAAATTGAAGAGGCCGGCGATAAGGGCACTTGGCATTTTTCTAACCGTCTGGTTATAGTTCTGGACGGCTTCATTATACTTGCGGCGTGCCTCGCTGATACGGTTTTCCGTACCCTCTTCCTGAACCTGAAGAGCCTTGAAGTTCTCGCTGGCTTTCAACTCAGGATATTTCTCGGCTACTACCATCAGTTTGGAGAATGCATTCGCCAACTCGCCCTGTGCAGCAGCATATTTCTTCAGGCTAGCCTCAGTAAGATTATTGGCATCCAGCTTTACCTGACCAACAGCAGCACGAGCCTTGGTCACCTCGGCAAAGGTTTCTTTCTCATGCTTGGCATAAGCCTTTACTATCTTTGCCAACTGTGGCATCATATCAGCACGACGCTGATACTGAGTCTGAACATTAGCCAACTCTGTGGTAGCCAACTCCTGTTTCTCTACCAATCCGTTATAACCACTGAACATCCATAGTACCAGCACAACTACGATGCCCAGAATAATCCAGCTTTTCTTTATACCTCTCTTTGCCGGTTGCATGTTTGAATTCATTGTCTGTTCCATTGTCATTATTATTAATTAATTATTTACTATAAACTATTAACTATAATCAGTCATCACCATCCTCCGCCAGAGCCACCTCCGCTAAAGGTACCTCCGCCAAAAGAACCGCCCGAGAAACCGCCGCCGGAAGAACCGCCACCTCCCATAAAGAAAGGAGGTATCCAGTCATCATCGTTGTTTCTCCTACGAGACTGGTTTCTCTGATTGCTCTTCGGTCTTGGCTTCACAATACCGAGCATCTCCAGAATATACCTGATAAACAGATAGATAGGAATACCGAAGAAGATAAGAAACAGGATAATGACCAGGAACCAGTCCTCTTCGTCATTAACCGAACCTTCATCAACATCCGCAATTCCCGTCCGTCCACTTTTCACCTTATTATATATAGCACGGCTTACAGATGCTACTGCCTCGCCCGGATTGCCTTCGCGCATATACTTCACGATGCAAGCTCGGGCAATATCATCGCAGTCCACATCGGTCAACTCACCCTCCAGTCCACTTCCTGGAGCAATAAAGTACTTATGGTCCTCCACCGCGATGACGATAACCAGTCCTCTCCGGCTCTTCTTGTAACCGATACCATATTGGTTGCCCACATCCTGCGCCATCCGAAAGGCATCCTGGTTGTCAACCTTTCCCACAATGATGAGCACATTCTGTACGCCACACTCCAACTTCAGTTTCTGAAGATAGAAATTGGCAGAATCCTTCTGAGCCTTATCAACATATCCATCCGGGTCGGAAACATATTGCGTAGAATCCCTGAGGAAAGGAATCGGTACATTTTTCGCCGTCCAGACCTCCCCAGCCTTCAACGCCAATGCATGAAAGGCAACCATCATCAAAGCCAAAAAATATCTCTTAAATCTCATAATTTCTCTATTTTGGTGCAAAAATACGCAATAAAAACCTTATATGCAAATACTTAGAGCATTATTTTTGCAAAAAAAGCCTTAAGTATTTTGTTATATCATAAAAAACTTGTATCTTTGCACACCGAAATAAAGAATAACAAGTAAAATTAGTAAAAAATAAAGAAATGACCAAAGCAGATATCATTAATGAGGTAGCTATCGCTACTGGTATGCCTAAGAAAGAAGTAGGTACTGTAGTAGAGGCTTTTATGGAAGAGGTTAAGAAGTGCCTCATCGAAAAGAAGGACAATGTATACTTGCGTGGCTTCGGCAGCTTCAACATCAAGCATCGTGCTGCTAAGACTGCCCGCAACATCTCTAAGAATACAACCATCACCATTCCTGCTCACGACTTACCAAGCTTCAAGCCATCAAAGAGCTTCATCGAGGAGATGCAGAACGCTCAGTAATACTGCTGGACAGAAAGAGAGAAATATCATTTTTTATAATAACAATATTTTAAAATTTTAAAATCATGCCAAACGGAAAGAAAAAGAAGGGCCACAAGATGGCTACTCACAAGCGTAAAAAAAGATTACGTAAGAACAGACATAAGAGCAAGTAAGCTAGCATTGTAGCTAGTCTACTATAGCTCTCGGTCAGTTCGTGACTGAGGGGGTGTGTCAGTTCTGATATGGAATGACATACCCTTTTTTTGTATTAATTTAAAGTTAAAAGATTATTGAAGATATGACAAGCGAAGTTGTAATTGATGTCCAACAGAAAGACATCTCTATCGCACTCATGGAGGACAAGCAGCTGGTGGAATACCAGAACGAACCTCGTGAGGCATCGTTCTCTGTGGGCAACATCTACATCGCAAAGGTAAAAAAACTGATGCCGGGTCTTAACGCCTGCTTCGTGGATGTAGGGTATGAACGCGACGCCTTTCTTCATTATCTTGACCTAGGAAGTCATTTTAATTCCTACCAGAAGTACCTTAAACAAGTACAGAGCGACAGAAAGAAACTTTTCCCATTCTCTAAAGCCAGCAAAATGCCTGAATTGGAAAAGGACGGCAGCATACAGAATGTACTCAAAGCAGGACAGGAAGTGCTGGTACAAATCGTAAAGGAACCAATCTCTACCAAGGGACCTCGACTCACAGGCGAAATTTCATTCGCGGGCCGATACCTGGTACTCATGCCATTCGGTGATAAAGTTTCTGTCTCGTCGAAAATTAAAAGCGGTGAAGAACGCTCCCGACTCAAACAACTCATTCACAGCATCAAACCAAAGAATTGCGGCGTTATCGTCCGCACTGTGGCTGAGGGTAAGAAGGTCGCTGAGCTCGATGCTGAGCTGAAAGTCCTGGTGAAGCGATGGGAGGATGCTATCGCCAAGGTACAGAAGACCCAGCAGCGCCCGCAACTTGCATTCGAGGAGACCGGAAGAGCCGTTGCTCTCTTGCGTGACTTGTTTAACCCATCTTACGAGAACATCTACGTGAACAACGAAGATGTGATGAAAGAGGTGAAGAACTATGTTTCTCTAATAGCCCCTGAAAAGGCGGGCATAGTTAAGCTCTACACCGGTAAGGTGCCTATCTTCGACAATTTCAGCATTACCAAGCAGATTAAAGCTGGCTTTGGTCGTGTTGTTAACTACAAGCATGGTGCTTATCTCATCATCGAGCACACCGAGGCCTTGCACGTTGTCGATGTAAACAGTGGTAACAGAACTCGTGAGAAAGGTCAGGAAGCAAATGCACTGGATGTTAACCTCGGCGCTGCTGATGAGTTGGCTAGACAATTGCGCCTCCGAGATATGGGAGGTATCATTGTTGTCGACTTCATCGACATGAATCTTGCCGAAGACCGACAGTTGCTCTATGAGCGCATGTGTAAGAACATGCAGAAGGACCGTGCCAAGCACAACATCCTGCCATTGAGCAAGTTCGGACTGATGCAGATTACACGCCAGCGTGTACGTCCGGCTATGGATGTGAATGTAGATGAAACCTGCCCTACCTGTTTCGGTACGGGCAAGATTAAGTCTAGCATCCTCTTCACCGACCAGTTGGAAAGAAAAATCGACCGCCTAGTCAACAAGATCGGCGTCAAGAAATTCACTTTGTATGTGAATCCTTATGTGGCTGCCTTCATCAACAAGGGCTTCATTTCCCTGAAGCGCAGATGGCAGTTTAAGTATGGTTTCGGCTTCAATGTGATTCCTTCACAGAAACTGGCATTCCTCCAGTACGAATTCTACGACAAGGACAACCAGTATCTGGATATGCAGGAAGAACAGGAAACAAAGTAAGTTTTTAATTATCAGAAAAAAGCTCCATTCGCATCGGATTGCGAATGGAGCTTTTTTATTTTGTTTTTCTACACCTTATTATATATAGGGCATTTTAGTACTCTATCTCATTATTCACCATCTTCTCTGTATCCCAAGGTGCAGGAGCACCGCCGAGATAACGATGGAACCAGTCAAGGTGCGCATTGTAATAGAGCGGCATCGACTTCAGGTTGCTTGGCCAGTGACCATCATACTTCAAGACTATCAGTCGCGAAGGAATGTTCAGGGTCTGCAAAGCTGTAAAATATTGCAAACTCTGGGTATACGGTACACGATAGTCCAGTTCGCCCGTCATCACGAGGGTTGGTGTTGAGAAGTTCTTGATGTATGAGGATGGTGACCACTTCTCGTAGAGATCGGAATTATAAGGCTGTCCCTCTAACTCAAAGTTAGGAAACCATACTTCCTCAGTACTGCCCCACATAGAGCGCAAGTCATATACGCCCATCATGGAAGCCAGACACTTGAATCGCTTGGTATGTCCCTGCAGCCAGTTCATCATATAACCGCCATACGACCATCCCATCGCTCCCATCCTCGTGGAGTCAACATATTCCAGGGTTGCCAATTTATCGGTAACCTTCATCACATCCTCAAATACCTTTCCACCCCAGTCACCGGAAATGGCACGGGTAAAGGCCTGACCATATCCCGTAGAACCGTGAGGATTAGGATAAGCCACCACATAACCGGCAGCAGGATAAACCTGCCAGTCGCCACGGAAGGAATTCATCCACTGCATCTGTGGTCCGCCATGCACATTGATGATAAGCGGATATTTCTTGCTGGCATCAAAGTTGTGTGGCTTCACGATGAATACCTGTACCTTGTCGCCACCAGCGCCATCTACCCAGATACTCTCAGATGGACGGATATCCACCTCATCCTCCAACTGCTGGTTGAGGAAGGTAATCTGCTGTTCCTTGCCGCTTGCTACAGGAGTTCCATTCCACTTCTTCATCTGCTGGCGATAGAGAGCCGATGGCTTGCCTGTCGTGCTATAGGTATAATATACCATACCCTTATTATCGAAATCAAACTCCGAGATGGCCTTGCCCGTCAATACCGGCGAGATGGTTTTTCTGGCTATATCGAGCTTGTAGAGCGGCTCAGCGCCCTGTACCTGACCGAGGAAGAAGATACTCTTGCTGTCGGGAGCCCATTTGTAATCATCTACCCAGTTGTCAAACTTCTCTGTCAGGATGGTAGACTTCTTTGCAGCCCGGTCGTAGATAGCAAGACGGAAGCGATCAGACTCATAACCAGGTACTTGCTGCAAGCGGTAAGCGATATACTTGCCGTCAGGCGAATAGGCTGGAGTACCATCCCAAGCCTTGTTCTCCTTCGTGATGCAGACCGGTTCTCCCCCATTCACAGATACCGTCCACAGGTCGGCATTGGTGCTAGCCTCCTGATGCTCATCATGATTGGATACGAAACAGATCTCCTTGCTGTCAGGAGAGAATTGATAGGTGATTCCACCCCCAACCACGAATATCAGCGAATAATTGCCCGGAGTCAGATCCTTGTAAGTCTTCGTCTGTGTATCGAAAAGGATAAGGTGATTGCATCTGCCATCATTATAGCTCGTCCAATGACGGTAGAGCAACTTGTCGGCGATATGCGCCTGTACAGGTCCCTGCTCCTTTTTCTCCATCCGTGCCTTGTTAGCCTTGGCATCAGCTCCCAGGTCGGGATATACTTCTGCGGTAAAGGCAATGTATCGCTCATCCGGAGAGATGACAGGACTACCGATACCCAACTCATAATCAGTTACCTGTTCCGTCTCGCAGGTAGTCAGATCCATGCGAAAGATCTGAGCCGTCCCTTTCTCATAATTAGTGAAGAAGATACTCTTTCCATCCTTGCTCCATACGGCAGAACTGCTCTTTCCATCCTCGGTAAGAGCCTTGGTGTGAGAGCCATCCGCATTCATGATGTAGATGTCGGAGCCAGACTTCTGGTTCTTCAGGTCCGAAGAACTGGCGGTATAGCAAACCGTCTTACCATCAGGCGAAAGGCTCACCGAAGATACGCCCTTCACCCTGTACAAATCCTCGATGGTAAACGCCCTTTTCTGAGCGTTTGCCGAAAGCAGCGCCATCACGAGTGCTGCCGAAAACATCAATCTCTTGTTCATATAACCTATATATATTTATATTTCAGATGCAAAAGTAACAATTATTTTTGGATTTTCTGCAACCTTTTCACTACTTTTATCGTCTAAGCCATAAATAACATTGATAATAACATAAAAAAGAAAGGAAAAGACAATGATTTTGAGTACCACTCCAACCATAGAAGGCCACCCTATCCGTGAATACCGTGGCGTAGTGACCGGCGAAACCATCATCGGTACCAACTTTGTAAAGGATTTCTTTGCCAGTGTCCGTGATGTAATCGGCGGCAGAAGCGGTTCTTACGAAAGCACCCTCCGCGAGGCTAAGGATACAGCCCTCAGAGAGATGGCCGACCGTGCCGCATCCCTGGGCTGCAACGCCATCGTGGGCATCGACCTGGATTACGAAACCGTAGGCAACAGCGGTTCCATGCTGATGGTAACATGCAGCGGAACGGCGGTGATTATCTAAGTTCTGCGA of Segatella copri contains these proteins:
- the pyk gene encoding pyruvate kinase, with the translated sequence MKQTKIVASISDRRCDQDFIRKLFFAGMNVVRMNTAHATEEGIRTIVKNVRAVSPHIGIMIDTKGPEVRTTGVKEPIHYNVGDVVKIFGRPEMESSHDIVNVSYPDIAADVKVGDDLLFDDGELDMKIIDNQGPMLVAEVQNEGVLGAHKSVNVPGEHIDLPALTEKDRRNIELAIELDIDFIAHSFVRNAADVKAVQDILDAHNSDIKIISKIENQEGVDNIDEIIDACYGIMVARGDLGIEVPIERIPGIQRRIISKCVKAQKPVIVATQMLHTMIKNPRPTRAEVTDIANAIFYRTDALMLSGETASGKYPVEAVQTMARIAEQAEKDKSPLNDIDPMEDGKIDQKLFLAHAAIEATKKLGVAGIITDGETGQTARDLAAFRGPNPVLAICYKEKLQRWLNLSYGIIPIHQKDQVSTKAMFTAAVRMLRQKGYLGEEDKIAYLSGSFGEGGGTTFVEINKVKKIFDNSYSFNLPSNGIEDK
- the glmS gene encoding glutamine--fructose-6-phosphate transaminase (isomerizing); this encodes MCGIVGYLGKGEAYPALIKGLKRLEYRGYDSAGVALISNDGALNVYKAKGKVADLEAFCSDKDISGHVGIAHTRWATHGEPSAVNAHPHYSSSKNLAMIHNGIIENYADIKKNLIAKGVEFKSETDTEVLVQLIEYIQIKKNLDLLTAVQVALRQVIGAYAIAILDKRNPNQIIAARKQSPLVVGIGKDGEFYLGSDASPIIEYTDKVVYLEDGNIAVMRLGEELQVVNIQNVKLNPEVQTVDIDLGQIEKGGFPHFMLKEIFEQPECLRNCMRGRVVSRTVETRVMTDGDDTTSKKETEMGVVLSSITDHRQQLLNAKRIIIVACGTSWHAGLIGKQMIENYCRIPVEVEYASEFRYRNPVVTKDDVVIAISQSGETADTLAAIKLAKESGAFIYGICNSIGSSIARETDTGTYIHVGPEIGVASTKAFTGQVTVLILLALAIGKERGTISENEYQKITEQLWNIPAKMKEVLKLNNKIADLSRTFTYARNFIYLGRGFQYPVALEGALKLKEISYIHAEGYPAAEMKHGPIALIDSDMPVVVIATHNFMYEKVLSNIQEIKARQGRVIAIVSNGDETISKIADEVIELPETLECLEPLLATIPLQLLAYHVAVCKGKDVDQPRNLAKSVTVE
- a CDS encoding Rne/Rng family ribonuclease gives rise to the protein MTSEVVIDVQQKDISIALMEDKQLVEYQNEPREASFSVGNIYIAKVKKLMPGLNACFVDVGYERDAFLHYLDLGSHFNSYQKYLKQVQSDRKKLFPFSKASKMPELEKDGSIQNVLKAGQEVLVQIVKEPISTKGPRLTGEISFAGRYLVLMPFGDKVSVSSKIKSGEERSRLKQLIHSIKPKNCGVIVRTVAEGKKVAELDAELKVLVKRWEDAIAKVQKTQQRPQLAFEETGRAVALLRDLFNPSYENIYVNNEDVMKEVKNYVSLIAPEKAGIVKLYTGKVPIFDNFSITKQIKAGFGRVVNYKHGAYLIIEHTEALHVVDVNSGNRTREKGQEANALDVNLGAADELARQLRLRDMGGIIVVDFIDMNLAEDRQLLYERMCKNMQKDRAKHNILPLSKFGLMQITRQRVRPAMDVNVDETCPTCFGTGKIKSSILFTDQLERKIDRLVNKIGVKKFTLYVNPYVAAFINKGFISLKRRWQFKYGFGFNVIPSQKLAFLQYEFYDKDNQYLDMQEEQETK
- a CDS encoding LemA family protein, whose amino-acid sequence is MEQTMNSNMQPAKRGIKKSWIILGIVVVLVLWMFSGYNGLVEKQELATTELANVQTQYQRRADMMPQLAKIVKAYAKHEKETFAEVTKARAAVGQVKLDANNLTEASLKKYAAAQGELANAFSKLMVVAEKYPELKASENFKALQVQEEGTENRISEARRKYNEAVQNYNQTVRKMPSALIAGLFNFDVMPKFEAAAGAEKAPDLDI
- a CDS encoding TPM domain-containing protein, coding for MRFKRYFLALMMVAFHALALKAGEVWTAKNVPIPFLRDSTQYVSDPDGYVDKAQKDSANFYLQKLKLECGVQNVLIIVGKVDNQDAFRMAQDVGNQYGIGYKKSRRGLVIVIAVEDHKYFIAPGSGLEGELTDVDCDDIARACIVKYMREGNPGEAVASVSRAIYNKVKSGRTGIADVDEGSVNDEEDWFLVIILFLIFFGIPIYLFIRYILEMLGIVKPRPKSNQRNQSRRRNNDDDWIPPFFMGGGGSSGGGFSGGSFGGGTFSGGGSGGGW
- a CDS encoding polysaccharide biosynthesis/export family protein → MKKLVSSVLVALTMLLVLGSCGSTKNVAYFQNADSISLAASRMLYEAKIMPKDELTITVITTDPKAAMPFNLSVSQTLGTGGQLSYGSGSLQGYLVDNDGNIEFPVVGTLHVGGLTKKQAEDLIKNKVKPYLAEKENPIVTVRMGSYHVSVLGEVEKPGIIYAPQEKMSILEALAQCGDLTIYGKRDNVLLIRQDAAGEKHTYRMNLNDANIINSPFYYLQQNDIIYVEPNKVKAQNSSIGSSTTLWFSAVGTLISIASLIVNILR
- a CDS encoding heavy metal-binding domain-containing protein translates to MILSTTPTIEGHPIREYRGVVTGETIIGTNFVKDFFASVRDVIGGRSGSYESTLREAKDTALREMADRAASLGCNAIVGIDLDYETVGNSGSMLMVTCSGTAVII
- a CDS encoding S9 family peptidase; protein product: MNKRLMFSAALVMALLSANAQKRAFTIEDLYRVKGVSSVSLSPDGKTVCYTASSSDLKNQKSGSDIYIMNADGSHTKALTEDGKSSSAVWSKDGKSIFFTNYEKGTAQIFRMDLTTCETEQVTDYELGIGSPVISPDERYIAFTAEVYPDLGADAKANKARMEKKEQGPVQAHIADKLLYRHWTSYNDGRCNHLILFDTQTKTYKDLTPGNYSLIFVVGGGITYQFSPDSKEICFVSNHDEHQEASTNADLWTVSVNGGEPVCITKENKAWDGTPAYSPDGKYIAYRLQQVPGYESDRFRLAIYDRAAKKSTILTEKFDNWVDDYKWAPDSKSIFFLGQVQGAEPLYKLDIARKTISPVLTGKAISEFDFDNKGMVYYTYSTTGKPSALYRQQMKKWNGTPVASGKEQQITFLNQQLEDEVDIRPSESIWVDGAGGDKVQVFIVKPHNFDASKKYPLIINVHGGPQMQWMNSFRGDWQVYPAAGYVVAYPNPHGSTGYGQAFTRAISGDWGGKVFEDVMKVTDKLATLEYVDSTRMGAMGWSYGGYMMNWLQGHTKRFKCLASMMGVYDLRSMWGSTEEVWFPNFELEGQPYNSDLYEKWSPSSYIKNFSTPTLVMTGELDYRVPYTQSLQYFTALQTLNIPSRLIVLKYDGHWPSNLKSMPLYYNAHLDWFHRYLGGAPAPWDTEKMVNNEIEY